One Lacticaseibacillus rhamnosus genomic window carries:
- the yaaA gene encoding peroxide stress protein YaaA yields MKFIIAPAKKMVVAQDDFPVQSQPQFRDQAAWLLRHMQQLTRAEAQTLWHTSEKLTGAAYAQLQTSDVTAHQSPAIFSYVGIQYQYMAPDLLDDAGLAYIQQHLRILSGLYGILRPFDGIVPYRLEMQTRLAAVPNHSLYNFWGDRLYQALATIPGPIINLASDEYAKTIRPYLQPADQFITVRFAHNVNGKLKTRATYAKMARGEMVRYAATHRVTTVAELTHFDSPTYRFDAPLSTADELVFIAK; encoded by the coding sequence ATGAAGTTTATCATCGCACCGGCTAAGAAAATGGTGGTCGCTCAGGACGATTTTCCCGTTCAAAGTCAGCCGCAGTTTCGTGATCAGGCGGCGTGGCTGCTACGTCACATGCAGCAGCTCACCCGCGCAGAAGCCCAGACACTGTGGCATACCAGCGAAAAACTCACCGGTGCGGCGTACGCACAGCTGCAAACCAGTGACGTGACGGCGCACCAATCACCTGCGATTTTCAGCTATGTCGGGATTCAGTATCAGTACATGGCGCCTGACCTGTTGGATGATGCCGGCTTAGCCTATATTCAGCAACATTTACGGATTTTGTCTGGTCTATACGGTATCTTGCGACCGTTTGACGGCATTGTTCCATATCGGTTGGAAATGCAAACCCGTCTGGCTGCGGTGCCGAATCATAGCTTATATAATTTTTGGGGCGATCGGCTGTATCAGGCACTGGCGACCATCCCCGGCCCGATCATCAACCTCGCCTCTGATGAATATGCCAAAACTATCCGTCCTTACCTGCAGCCGGCTGATCAGTTTATCACCGTCCGCTTTGCCCATAACGTCAACGGCAAACTCAAAACCCGTGCGACTTATGCTAAAATGGCACGCGGGGAAATGGTGCGGTATGCTGCCACACATCGGGTTACAACAGTGGCGGAACTGACGCACTTTGACTCGCCGACTTATCGGTTTGATGCGCCACTTTCGACCGCGGATGAGCTTGTTTTTATTGCAAAATAG
- a CDS encoding DUF2087 domain-containing protein, with translation MTNNIFVYKISELQQGYYLESGYLHCHYCDTSFAEDEVYPQNGRYFTAEAMIKRHIQHVHNGALAALLQQPANQLGISASQQQVLRLFAQGLSDTVIAQRLKVSASTIRNYRFKFREKQQQAQHFLAAMALLALPDALIMPHDGATMIDDRYAITPQEREKTLKAFLTPDGRVTNWPAKEKRKLIILSEIFKDFDPQKNYSETAVNEILQRHVSDYVTVRRNLIEYGFLDRTADGRTYWVNANGPAR, from the coding sequence ATGACAAATAACATTTTCGTTTATAAAATATCCGAATTGCAGCAAGGCTACTACCTAGAATCCGGCTACCTTCACTGCCACTATTGCGACACTAGTTTCGCCGAAGATGAAGTTTATCCACAAAACGGCCGTTACTTCACTGCTGAAGCGATGATCAAACGCCACATTCAACATGTCCACAACGGTGCATTGGCCGCCTTACTGCAGCAGCCAGCCAATCAACTCGGTATATCTGCCAGTCAGCAACAAGTTCTGCGCCTGTTTGCCCAAGGATTAAGCGACACGGTGATTGCCCAGCGCTTAAAAGTTTCGGCTTCCACCATCCGCAACTATCGCTTCAAGTTTCGAGAAAAACAGCAGCAAGCGCAGCATTTTCTCGCCGCAATGGCCTTGCTCGCCTTGCCGGATGCCCTGATCATGCCGCATGATGGCGCCACCATGATTGATGACCGGTATGCGATTACCCCACAAGAACGGGAAAAGACTTTAAAAGCCTTCCTCACTCCTGATGGCCGGGTGACAAATTGGCCCGCCAAGGAAAAACGTAAACTGATCATTTTGTCCGAGATTTTCAAAGACTTCGACCCCCAGAAAAACTATTCCGAGACCGCCGTCAACGAAATATTGCAGCGTCACGTATCGGATTACGTCACCGTTCGCCGTAATCTGATCGAATACGGCTTCCTTGATCGCACCGCAGACGGCCGTACTTATTGGGTGAATGCTAACGGACCGGCACGCTAA
- a CDS encoding WxL domain-containing protein, which translates to MSKKYWIGSVAFAGLLVGSFSAGSLVLAADADSGSTNTSVTVTPGSIGLSAPNSLTFPSLSVESIVKGDLNENVNASDSSILTVSDFRGTGSGYSVTAKASPIATSSGAELKGAVIKLVPDATTTTNSVSPDWTKPVALTTTDQQLFATTTTLDGAGISSYDLNKTTLAVPQDNTVKAGSYSGVITFTLTPGQPAQAATANPNPS; encoded by the coding sequence ATGTCAAAGAAATACTGGATCGGCAGTGTGGCTTTTGCCGGACTGCTTGTTGGGAGTTTTTCAGCTGGTTCACTGGTTTTGGCAGCTGATGCGGATAGTGGGTCAACGAATACATCTGTGACCGTCACGCCGGGTTCCATTGGACTTTCGGCGCCGAATAGTTTGACGTTTCCAAGTCTCAGTGTTGAATCCATTGTCAAAGGCGATCTGAACGAAAACGTCAATGCTTCGGATAGTTCCATTTTGACCGTCAGCGATTTTCGTGGCACTGGCAGCGGTTATAGCGTCACTGCCAAAGCTTCACCGATTGCGACCAGTAGTGGTGCGGAGTTGAAGGGTGCGGTCATTAAACTCGTCCCTGATGCAACAACCACCACGAATAGCGTGTCACCGGATTGGACGAAACCAGTCGCATTAACCACCACCGACCAACAACTCTTTGCAACCACGACCACTTTGGATGGCGCTGGTATTAGCAGCTATGATCTCAACAAGACCACATTAGCAGTACCGCAAGATAATACCGTTAAAGCCGGAAGTTACAGCGGCGTCATTACCTTCACGCTCACACCGGGTCAGCCGGCTCAAGCTGCGACTGCCAACCCAAATCCGTCTTAG
- a CDS encoding PfkB family carbohydrate kinase — MKIIAIGDNVVDLYPADKKMFLGGHAANTAAFATMMGLDAAYLGTFGNDARGDFARRTLIELGVDLSHSLQYDGPNAFTTMKITTGKRHQTVGEPVQELQLSRDDIAYINTFDLVYLNNESGADAFLSAITAPTIYDFSTIDDDRIFKKIAPQIDLAYLSGKAKSDDDVEALCRRVAAAGCQRVVCSRGLRGSAALVADMMSWQQALGVKAVDALGAGDAYITCFAATLYSSQKPTLDAKVSESLSHAAKFASAQVQLPGSFGHGAALIA; from the coding sequence TTGAAAATCATCGCGATCGGAGACAATGTTGTTGACCTTTATCCGGCTGACAAGAAAATGTTTCTTGGCGGCCATGCTGCGAATACTGCGGCTTTTGCGACCATGATGGGCTTGGATGCAGCTTATCTTGGGACGTTTGGCAATGACGCGCGCGGTGATTTTGCGCGGCGGACATTGATTGAGCTTGGCGTTGACCTTAGCCATTCGTTACAGTATGACGGTCCTAACGCTTTTACCACGATGAAGATCACCACAGGCAAGCGGCATCAAACCGTTGGCGAGCCGGTTCAGGAACTTCAACTGAGTCGCGACGATATTGCTTACATTAATACGTTTGATCTCGTTTACCTTAATAATGAAAGTGGCGCGGATGCCTTTTTATCCGCAATCACGGCACCGACAATTTACGATTTTTCAACGATTGACGATGATCGTATTTTCAAAAAGATTGCCCCACAGATTGACTTGGCGTATTTGTCGGGGAAGGCCAAGTCGGATGATGATGTGGAGGCGTTGTGTCGGCGCGTGGCCGCGGCTGGTTGTCAGCGGGTCGTTTGCTCGCGCGGGCTTCGCGGGTCAGCGGCCTTGGTGGCGGACATGATGTCTTGGCAGCAGGCGCTAGGCGTTAAGGCAGTGGATGCTTTGGGCGCAGGGGATGCGTATATCACGTGCTTTGCCGCCACACTTTATTCGTCGCAAAAGCCAACGCTAGACGCGAAAGTTTCCGAGTCGTTAAGCCACGCCGCCAAATTTGCCTCGGCACAAGTTCAGCTGCCGGGGTCGTTTGGCCATGGTGCAGCGTTGATTGCGTGA